The following proteins come from a genomic window of Papilio machaon chromosome 7, ilPapMach1.1, whole genome shotgun sequence:
- the LOC106710011 gene encoding etoposide-induced protein 2.4 homolog isoform X1, whose product MFLMFQNFSVSLIKGFIDSLRGVTVLLYLDKEINERALSRSPQIDSENSKNKLKQTKIKQESKVLTRVLQSCILNGFIFLLSILVFEYALLPAVKYLVLAVFGHDPGVAHNVWGWMQPFLSMTFRMIWVLPLFLLSKLVNALWFQDIADSAYRHRRGRPQFMSSVSKIIADSLFSLLVQALFLVQSMLVSMLPITYIGELLCLVHMCLLYSLYSFEYKWFNMGWELHKRLTFIESNWPYFLGFGLPLAVLTQIPHSYIISGCVFSIFFPVFILSGNEATPVIGSEYPLRLFSPVVAISNGMFRIVRNTAEIERTAVDRNS is encoded by the exons atgtttttaatgtttcagaATTTTTCTGTATCGCTTATAAAAGGTTTCATAGACAGCTTACGTGGCGTGACTGTGCTTTTATACCttgacaaagaaataaatgagcGAGCTTTAAGCAGGTCACCACAAATAGACTCCGAAAACAGCAAAAACAAACTAaagcaaacaaaaattaaaca GGAATCAAAAGTACTTACAAGGGTATTACAATCATGTATATTAaatggttttatatttttactgagTATACTTGTGTTTGAGTACGCCCTGTTACCTGCGGTGAAGTACTTAGTGTTGGCTGTATTCGGCCATGATCCTGGAGTAGCGCACAACGTCTGGGGCTGGATGCAACCATTCCTCTCTATGACATTTAGAATGATATGGGTGCTACCATTGTTTCTCCTGAGCAAGCTAGTAAATGCCCTTTGGTTTCAA GACATAGCAGATTCAGCATACAGACACCGGCGAGGGCGGCCACAGTTCATGTCCAGCGTCAGCAAGATTATTGCTGACTCACTGTTCAGTCTACTTGTACAAGCTCTGTTTCTAGTTCAG aGTATGTTAGTCAGTATGTTACCGATCACATATATCGGTGAACTTCTATGCTTAGTACATATGTGCCTACTCTACTCTTTATATTCATTTGAGTATAAATGGTTCAACATGGGCTGGGAGTTGCACAAACGTTTGACCTTCATCGAGTCCAATTGGCCGTACTTCCTAGGGTTTGGTTTGCCGTTGGCAGTGCTCACGCAGATCCCTCATTCGTATATTATTAG TGGTTGTGTTTTCTCCATTTTCTTTCCTGTGTTCATTTTGAGCGGGAACGAAGCTACCCCAGTCATAGGAAG TGAATATCCACTGAGACTGTTCTCTCCAGTCGTAGCGATATCCAATGGAATGTTCCGCATCGTGCGAAACACTGCGGAGATTGAACGCACTGCTGTTGATAGAAACAGCTGA
- the LOC106710011 gene encoding etoposide-induced protein 2.4 homolog isoform X2, translating into MESVTNFSVSLIKGFIDSLRGVTVLLYLDKEINERALSRSPQIDSENSKNKLKQTKIKQESKVLTRVLQSCILNGFIFLLSILVFEYALLPAVKYLVLAVFGHDPGVAHNVWGWMQPFLSMTFRMIWVLPLFLLSKLVNALWFQDIADSAYRHRRGRPQFMSSVSKIIADSLFSLLVQALFLVQSMLVSMLPITYIGELLCLVHMCLLYSLYSFEYKWFNMGWELHKRLTFIESNWPYFLGFGLPLAVLTQIPHSYIISGCVFSIFFPVFILSGNEATPVIGSEYPLRLFSPVVAISNGMFRIVRNTAEIERTAVDRNS; encoded by the exons ATGGAGAGCGTTACA aATTTTTCTGTATCGCTTATAAAAGGTTTCATAGACAGCTTACGTGGCGTGACTGTGCTTTTATACCttgacaaagaaataaatgagcGAGCTTTAAGCAGGTCACCACAAATAGACTCCGAAAACAGCAAAAACAAACTAaagcaaacaaaaattaaaca GGAATCAAAAGTACTTACAAGGGTATTACAATCATGTATATTAaatggttttatatttttactgagTATACTTGTGTTTGAGTACGCCCTGTTACCTGCGGTGAAGTACTTAGTGTTGGCTGTATTCGGCCATGATCCTGGAGTAGCGCACAACGTCTGGGGCTGGATGCAACCATTCCTCTCTATGACATTTAGAATGATATGGGTGCTACCATTGTTTCTCCTGAGCAAGCTAGTAAATGCCCTTTGGTTTCAA GACATAGCAGATTCAGCATACAGACACCGGCGAGGGCGGCCACAGTTCATGTCCAGCGTCAGCAAGATTATTGCTGACTCACTGTTCAGTCTACTTGTACAAGCTCTGTTTCTAGTTCAG aGTATGTTAGTCAGTATGTTACCGATCACATATATCGGTGAACTTCTATGCTTAGTACATATGTGCCTACTCTACTCTTTATATTCATTTGAGTATAAATGGTTCAACATGGGCTGGGAGTTGCACAAACGTTTGACCTTCATCGAGTCCAATTGGCCGTACTTCCTAGGGTTTGGTTTGCCGTTGGCAGTGCTCACGCAGATCCCTCATTCGTATATTATTAG TGGTTGTGTTTTCTCCATTTTCTTTCCTGTGTTCATTTTGAGCGGGAACGAAGCTACCCCAGTCATAGGAAG TGAATATCCACTGAGACTGTTCTCTCCAGTCGTAGCGATATCCAATGGAATGTTCCGCATCGTGCGAAACACTGCGGAGATTGAACGCACTGCTGTTGATAGAAACAGCTGA